One region of Candidatus Zixiibacteriota bacterium genomic DNA includes:
- the hslU gene encoding ATP-dependent protease ATPase subunit HslU: MTPREIVSELDRYIVGQREAKRAVAIALRNRWRRQLVPEELRDEIAPKNIIMIGPTGVGKTEISRRLAKLAQAPFIKVEASKFTEVGYVGRDVESIIRDLTDLAVNMVKEEEKDKVEFRAREIAEERILDLLLPSAADGEAIDAARAQGTREKLKKMLREGRMNERFVELELTQSAMPMIEVLAPQGLEGMEFSLKEMFSNLLPKKTKKKTVKVSEALEILTQEEAGKLVDMDKVIAEAVRRVEQSGIVFLDEIDKIAGRESTHGPDVSREGVQRDLLPIVEGSTVNTKYGMVKTDHILFIASGAFHGAKPSDLIPEFQGRFPIRVELSSLGAEDFVRILTEPRNALIKQYAALLETEGVRLNFTEDAIQEIARLAAEVNERTENIGARRLHTVLERLLDDVSFAAPEMSGKEVTIDAAYVRERLLPILKSEDLSRYIL, from the coding sequence ATGACGCCTCGGGAAATCGTCTCCGAGCTCGACCGTTACATCGTCGGGCAGAGGGAGGCGAAACGGGCGGTCGCCATCGCCCTGCGCAACCGCTGGCGCCGCCAGCTGGTGCCGGAGGAGCTGCGCGACGAGATCGCTCCGAAAAACATCATCATGATCGGCCCGACCGGTGTCGGCAAGACCGAGATATCGCGGCGGCTCGCCAAGCTCGCCCAGGCTCCTTTCATCAAGGTCGAAGCCTCCAAGTTCACCGAGGTGGGTTACGTGGGCCGCGACGTGGAATCGATCATCCGGGATCTGACCGATCTCGCGGTCAACATGGTGAAGGAGGAGGAGAAGGACAAGGTCGAGTTCAGGGCGAGGGAGATCGCCGAGGAGCGGATTCTGGATCTGTTGCTGCCCTCGGCCGCCGACGGCGAGGCGATCGACGCCGCCCGCGCTCAGGGGACCCGCGAGAAGCTCAAGAAGATGCTCCGGGAAGGCAGGATGAACGAGCGCTTCGTGGAGCTCGAATTGACGCAGTCGGCGATGCCGATGATCGAGGTGCTCGCTCCCCAGGGACTGGAGGGAATGGAGTTCAGCCTCAAGGAGATGTTCTCCAACCTGCTGCCGAAGAAAACCAAGAAGAAGACGGTCAAGGTCTCGGAGGCGCTGGAGATTCTCACGCAGGAAGAGGCCGGAAAGCTGGTCGACATGGACAAGGTGATCGCGGAGGCGGTGCGCCGGGTCGAGCAGTCGGGAATCGTCTTCCTCGACGAGATCGACAAGATCGCGGGCCGGGAGTCGACCCACGGCCCGGACGTGTCGCGCGAAGGAGTGCAGCGCGATCTGTTGCCGATCGTCGAAGGCTCGACCGTCAACACCAAGTACGGCATGGTGAAAACCGACCACATCCTGTTCATCGCTTCGGGGGCCTTTCACGGCGCCAAGCCGTCGGACCTCATCCCGGAGTTCCAAGGGCGCTTCCCCATCCGGGTGGAGCTCAGCTCGCTCGGAGCCGAGGACTTCGTTCGCATTCTCACCGAGCCTCGCAACGCGCTGATCAAGCAGTACGCTGCGCTACTGGAGACCGAGGGGGTCCGGCTCAATTTCACCGAGGATGCGATCCAGGAGATCGCCCGGCTGGCGGCGGAGGTGAATGAACGCACCGAGAACATCGGCGCGCGGCGCCTGCACACGGTCCTGGAGCGGCTGCTCGACGACGTGTCGTTCGCCGCCCCGGAAATGAGCGGCAAGGAGGTGACCATCGACGCGGCCTACGTGCGCGAGCGGTTGTTGCCCATCTTGAAGAGCGAAGACCTGTCGCGGTATATCCTCTAG
- the hslV gene encoding ATP-dependent protease subunit HslV, giving the protein MFRGTTILAIRRNGKVVVAGDGQVSFGDTVMKHTARKVRKLHHDRVIAGFAGATADAFTLFEKFEAKLEQFNGNLKRAAVELAKDWRTDRVLRRLEALLVVADLNDLLVISGSGDVVEPDDGLIAIGSGGNYALAAARVLMKHTELDARTIAAEAMSVAADLCVYTNDQLTLEELP; this is encoded by the coding sequence ATGTTCCGGGGTACGACGATTCTGGCGATCCGCCGCAACGGCAAGGTGGTGGTCGCCGGCGACGGCCAGGTGAGCTTCGGCGATACGGTGATGAAGCACACCGCCCGGAAGGTTCGTAAGCTGCATCACGATCGGGTGATCGCGGGCTTCGCCGGCGCCACGGCGGACGCCTTCACGCTGTTCGAGAAGTTCGAGGCGAAGCTCGAGCAGTTCAACGGTAACCTCAAGCGGGCGGCCGTCGAGCTGGCCAAGGACTGGCGCACGGACAGGGTGCTGCGCCGCCTGGAGGCGCTGCTCGTGGTTGCCGACTTGAACGATCTCCTCGTGATCTCCGGGAGCGGGGACGTGGTCGAGCCCGACGACGGGCTCATTGCGATCGGCTCCGGAGGAAACTACGCGCTGGCAGCGGCCCGGGTGCTGATGAAGCACACCGAGCTCGACGCCCGAACCATCGCCGCGGAGGCGATGAGCGTCGCCGCGGACCTCTGCGTTTACACCAACGATCAGCTGACCCTCGAAGAGCTGCCTTGA
- the xerA gene encoding site-specific tyrosine recombinase/integron integrase — protein sequence MKDLVEKFARYLEIERRVSPHTLRSYLSDLAQFEEFLTGIEPGRPVDLRRVDLDVARAYLASLAKSRKKSSLGRKAAALKSFFRYLVESGALDADPLLLLGSPKQGKPLPAFLSVDDVFRLLGGLKDRGFPDARDRAILETLYSTGVRVSELAGLDWRDVDFDLGIVRVVGKGSKERIVPIGEVALRALRDYAAEECRRWNRPCSSQNPIFLNRFGKRLTTRSIARVVAKRLKAAGIAVRMGPHGLRHTFATHLLNNGADLRVIQELLGHASLSTTQRYTHLNLDQLTAVYDRAHPRA from the coding sequence ATGAAGGACCTGGTGGAGAAGTTCGCGCGCTATCTCGAAATCGAGCGCCGCGTCTCGCCCCACACCCTGCGGAGCTATCTGAGCGACCTCGCCCAGTTTGAGGAGTTTCTTACCGGAATCGAGCCCGGGCGGCCGGTCGATTTGCGCCGGGTAGACCTGGACGTGGCGCGCGCTTACCTCGCCTCGCTGGCCAAGAGCCGCAAGAAAAGCTCGCTCGGCCGCAAGGCCGCAGCCCTCAAGAGCTTCTTTCGGTACCTCGTCGAGAGCGGGGCGCTGGATGCCGACCCGCTCTTGTTGCTCGGGAGCCCGAAGCAGGGAAAACCCCTGCCTGCTTTTCTCTCGGTCGACGACGTGTTCCGGCTTCTCGGCGGACTGAAAGACCGCGGTTTCCCGGATGCCCGCGACCGGGCGATTCTGGAAACGCTTTACTCGACCGGCGTGCGCGTCAGCGAGCTGGCTGGCCTCGACTGGCGCGATGTGGACTTCGACCTGGGCATCGTCCGCGTGGTCGGCAAAGGCTCCAAAGAACGCATCGTACCCATCGGCGAGGTCGCGCTCCGGGCGCTGAGGGACTACGCCGCCGAGGAGTGCAGGCGCTGGAACCGCCCCTGCAGCAGCCAGAACCCGATCTTTCTCAACCGCTTCGGAAAGCGGCTGACGACCCGGAGCATCGCCCGGGTGGTTGCCAAACGGCTGAAGGCGGCGGGCATCGCTGTCCGGATGGGACCCCACGGGTTGCGGCACACCTTTGCGACCCACCTTCTGAACAACGGCGCCGACCTGCGGGTGATCCAGGAGCTGCTCGGCCACGCCAGCCTCTCGACCACCCAGCGATACACTCACCTCAATCTGGACCAGCTCACGGCCGTCTACGACCGGGCTCATCCGAGAGCCTAG
- a CDS encoding alpha/beta fold hydrolase, producing MPHGATEERVSFPNGRGDTLVGVLHRCAKSDSGAVILCHGMDSNKESEKLVYLARALAERGTTALRFDFAYTGESTGRYEDITYTGGVEDLRAAYALVKAAAGGKIGLFGSSMGGTVALLFAAREPGVAALVTVAAPLHPERFPSRVLSAEGLKAWRDQGVTYYNGRRLNATLLRDLEQLDVAAAAARVVCPALVIHGDADAVVPVDEAYELYERLAGPKRLSILPGTDHRFSDPAMMERAMAEALDWLVERVR from the coding sequence ATGCCGCACGGGGCGACTGAAGAAAGGGTTTCTTTCCCCAACGGCCGCGGCGACACGCTGGTCGGCGTGCTCCACCGCTGCGCCAAGAGCGATTCCGGGGCCGTGATCCTCTGCCACGGCATGGATTCGAACAAAGAGAGCGAAAAGCTCGTTTACCTCGCTCGTGCGCTCGCCGAGCGGGGAACCACGGCGCTTCGCTTCGATTTCGCCTATACGGGGGAATCGACCGGGCGCTACGAAGACATTACGTATACCGGCGGAGTCGAGGATCTGAGGGCCGCCTACGCTCTGGTCAAGGCCGCGGCAGGCGGAAAGATCGGGTTGTTCGGTTCGAGCATGGGCGGCACCGTGGCGTTGCTCTTTGCGGCCCGGGAACCCGGCGTCGCGGCCCTTGTGACCGTCGCGGCGCCGCTCCATCCCGAGCGCTTTCCCTCGCGGGTGCTCAGCGCTGAGGGGCTCAAGGCCTGGCGGGATCAAGGGGTCACCTACTACAACGGCCGGCGCCTCAACGCCACGCTGCTTCGGGACCTGGAGCAGCTCGACGTCGCCGCCGCGGCCGCCCGTGTCGTCTGCCCCGCCCTCGTGATTCACGGAGACGCCGATGCGGTCGTTCCGGTCGACGAGGCTTACGAGCTTTACGAGCGCCTGGCGGGGCCGAAGCGGCTTTCGATCCTGCCGGGAACCGACCACCGCTTCTCCGACCCGGCTATGATGGAGCGGGCGATGGCGGAAGCGCTGGACTGGCTGGTGGAACGGGTGCGCTGA
- a CDS encoding MFS transporter — protein MENHSLAAAEKRPPLSLPFYYGWLVIGLCFVTTLTSAGVRSSPSVLIHPLEAEFGWSRTLIASAVSMNLLLFGIAAPVSGWLLDRYGPRKVMLGSLGLLVLGVTGTVAMDRFWQFFIVWGVIVGLGAGGVGSVLAATVGNRWFVAKRGLALGVLGSASSTGQLIFIPLFMAAITYAGWRLGSMVLIAVALVLLPMIYLWMRDDPSEVGLEPYGAGDPLAVKSGGTASLRGMPAKGATVTAREVLRHPTFWLLCGSFFICGGTANGLIGTHLIPHEIEIGIPQVAAASIVGVMGSLNLVGTIFSGWMIDRVQPQRWLALVYALRGVSLLLLPFVRDFSGLVVFAVIYGLDWFATVPPSMAITADTFGKQNVGKVYGWIFMSHQIGAAAMASAAGAVRDLIGDYHFAFLSGGVIAMIAAGLALQIRSKARDAEAAPAAPMPAGA, from the coding sequence ATGGAAAATCACAGTCTGGCCGCGGCCGAGAAACGCCCTCCTCTATCACTGCCGTTCTATTACGGGTGGCTCGTTATCGGTCTGTGCTTCGTAACCACGCTCACCAGCGCCGGGGTGCGCTCCTCGCCCTCGGTCCTGATCCATCCTCTCGAGGCCGAGTTCGGCTGGAGCCGGACGCTCATCGCTTCGGCAGTAAGCATGAACCTGCTGCTCTTCGGGATCGCGGCGCCCGTCAGCGGCTGGCTTCTGGATCGCTATGGTCCGCGCAAGGTGATGCTCGGCAGCCTCGGCCTGCTGGTCCTCGGCGTGACCGGCACGGTGGCGATGGACCGTTTCTGGCAATTTTTCATCGTTTGGGGGGTAATCGTCGGTCTGGGAGCGGGAGGAGTCGGCTCAGTGCTGGCGGCCACGGTGGGCAACCGCTGGTTCGTGGCCAAGCGCGGCCTGGCGCTCGGCGTTCTCGGCAGCGCGAGCTCCACCGGGCAGCTGATCTTCATTCCGCTCTTCATGGCGGCGATCACCTACGCTGGCTGGAGGCTGGGCTCCATGGTCTTGATCGCCGTGGCGCTGGTCTTGTTGCCGATGATCTACCTCTGGATGAGGGACGATCCGTCGGAAGTAGGACTCGAGCCCTACGGCGCGGGGGACCCGCTGGCGGTGAAATCGGGCGGAACCGCCTCCCTGCGCGGTATGCCCGCGAAAGGCGCCACGGTCACGGCCAGAGAGGTCCTCCGCCACCCGACCTTCTGGCTGCTGTGCGGGAGCTTTTTCATCTGCGGCGGCACCGCGAACGGGCTGATCGGGACCCATCTGATCCCGCACGAAATCGAGATCGGCATACCCCAGGTCGCCGCGGCTTCCATCGTCGGCGTGATGGGGTCGTTGAACCTGGTGGGCACGATTTTTTCCGGCTGGATGATCGACCGGGTGCAGCCGCAACGGTGGCTGGCGCTCGTGTATGCTCTCAGGGGAGTGTCGCTGCTGCTCCTGCCTTTCGTGCGCGATTTTTCCGGCCTGGTGGTTTTCGCCGTGATCTACGGCCTGGACTGGTTCGCGACGGTGCCGCCTTCGATGGCGATCACCGCTGACACGTTCGGCAAGCAGAACGTGGGAAAGGTTTACGGCTGGATTTTCATGTCGCACCAGATCGGGGCCGCGGCCATGGCCTCGGCCGCCGGGGCCGTACGCGACCTGATCGGCGATTACCATTTTGCTTTTCTATCGGGCGGAGTGATCGCGATGATCGCGGCCGGCCTGGCGTTGCAGATCAGATCCAAAGCCCGGGACGCCGAGGCCGCCCCTGCCGCGCCGATGCCGGCCGGAGCCTAG
- a CDS encoding class I SAM-dependent methyltransferase, translating into MKRFLAIGIVCGLFLPSPRCLLAEEQEKVPYVPTPFEVVDRMLSLAGVKRDDVVYDLGSGDGRIVIEAAKRYGARGVGIELDGRLVEVARAAARREGVSHLVEFRQADALRADLSPATVITLYMLPSFNRRLRPALERQLRPGTRVVAHDYPIEGWQHDRWEETPLLDTRPEVAPHKHILYLYEWRPDRR; encoded by the coding sequence ATGAAGCGCTTCCTGGCGATAGGGATCGTCTGCGGGCTTTTCCTGCCCTCCCCGAGGTGCCTTCTCGCCGAAGAGCAGGAAAAGGTGCCTTACGTGCCGACCCCGTTCGAGGTCGTGGATCGGATGTTGAGCCTTGCGGGGGTGAAGCGCGACGACGTCGTCTACGATCTGGGAAGCGGGGACGGGCGCATCGTGATCGAGGCCGCGAAGCGATACGGCGCACGGGGGGTCGGCATTGAGCTGGACGGGCGTCTGGTGGAAGTCGCCCGGGCCGCGGCCAGGCGCGAGGGTGTGAGCCACCTGGTGGAGTTTCGCCAGGCGGACGCCCTCAGGGCGGACCTGTCCCCGGCCACGGTGATCACGCTCTACATGCTGCCTTCGTTCAACCGGCGGCTGCGACCCGCTCTGGAGCGACAGCTCCGGCCGGGCACGCGCGTGGTGGCTCACGATTACCCTATCGAGGGGTGGCAGCACGACAGGTGGGAAGAGACGCCGCTTCTCGATACCCGGCCCGAAGTTGCACCCCACAAGCACATCCTCTATCTGTATGAATGGCGCCCCGACCGACGATGA
- a CDS encoding class I SAM-dependent methyltransferase gives MTAATAQPGREKIARSFRQFPSRGTAARRLALCFAALLLIRASAARADYPEEIPFLPTPIEVVDRMLELAAVTQSDVVYDLGSGDGRIVIRAAKKYGARGVGIEMDAALIERAVEAARQQGVEHLVEFRREDALKADLAPASVVTLYMLPWFNEAVKPSLRKMKPGARVVAHDFGIEGWPPDRTVVLEKPERMLGGIKHPHKIFLWKIRKESSDQ, from the coding sequence ATGACCGCAGCAACAGCGCAACCCGGCCGTGAAAAGATCGCCCGCTCGTTCCGCCAGTTCCCCTCCCGGGGAACCGCCGCCCGGCGGCTCGCGCTCTGCTTCGCGGCTCTCTTGCTGATCCGGGCGAGCGCAGCTCGCGCTGATTATCCCGAAGAGATCCCGTTCCTGCCGACGCCGATCGAAGTGGTCGATCGCATGCTGGAGCTTGCGGCGGTCACGCAAAGCGACGTCGTCTACGATCTTGGAAGCGGCGACGGGCGCATCGTCATCCGCGCCGCGAAAAAGTACGGCGCGCGCGGCGTGGGTATCGAGATGGACGCCGCCCTGATCGAGCGCGCCGTGGAGGCCGCGCGGCAACAGGGCGTGGAGCACCTGGTCGAGTTTCGCAGAGAGGACGCCCTCAAGGCGGACCTGGCGCCCGCCAGCGTCGTCACGCTCTACATGCTTCCGTGGTTCAACGAGGCGGTCAAGCCGAGCCTCCGAAAGATGAAGCCGGGCGCTCGCGTGGTCGCTCACGATTTCGGCATCGAGGGCTGGCCGCCGGACAGGACTGTCGTCCTGGAGAAGCCCGAGCGGATGCTGGGCGGCATCAAGCACCCGCACAAGATCTTCCTCTGGAAAATCAGGAAAGAGAGCAGCGATCAGTAG
- the hisA gene encoding 1-(5-phosphoribosyl)-5-[(5-phosphoribosylamino)methylideneamino]imidazole-4-carboxamide isomerase has translation MLIIPAIDIKDGRCVRLLRGDMDRATVYFDNPVDAARHWIAQGAALLHVVDLNGAVEGRPVHLREVEEICRLGAGVQLGGGMRTVAAVETALGLGVARVVVGTAAYDRPDLLRTLCSRFPGRIVVGIDAREGRVAIKGWKETTPMDAVTLAQRCEKEGASRIIYTDIGRDGTREGINVEETLRIAGAVKIPVIASGGVATLEDIRRLGPLGKQGVEGVIVGRALYTRGFELADAIKLAESY, from the coding sequence GTGCTGATCATCCCCGCCATCGACATCAAAGACGGCCGCTGTGTTCGTCTCCTCCGGGGCGACATGGATCGTGCGACGGTTTACTTCGATAACCCGGTGGACGCCGCCAGGCATTGGATCGCCCAGGGAGCCGCCCTGCTGCACGTCGTCGATCTGAACGGGGCCGTCGAAGGGCGCCCGGTGCACCTGCGCGAGGTCGAAGAGATCTGCCGGTTGGGTGCGGGGGTGCAGCTCGGAGGCGGTATGCGCACCGTTGCGGCGGTGGAAACCGCGCTCGGGCTCGGCGTCGCCCGCGTCGTGGTGGGGACGGCCGCTTATGATCGCCCGGATTTGCTTCGGACCCTATGCAGCCGGTTTCCCGGAAGGATCGTCGTCGGGATCGACGCGCGCGAGGGCAGGGTCGCGATCAAGGGCTGGAAGGAGACCACCCCGATGGACGCGGTCACCCTGGCGCAGCGCTGCGAGAAGGAAGGGGCCTCCCGGATCATCTACACCGACATCGGCCGGGACGGCACGCGAGAGGGCATCAACGTGGAAGAGACGCTGAGGATCGCGGGAGCCGTGAAGATTCCGGTCATCGCCTCGGGTGGAGTGGCGACCCTCGAGGACATCCGGCGGCTCGGGCCCCTGGGGAAGCAGGGGGTCGAAGGCGTGATCGTCGGCCGGGCCCTCTACACGCGCGGGTTCGAATTGGCGGATGCGATCAAGCTCGCGGAGTCCTACTGA
- the hisH gene encoding imidazole glycerol phosphate synthase subunit HisH, which yields MIAIVDYGMGNLRSVQKGFEHVGVEARITREAARIAEARGVVLPGVGAFPACMENLARFGLVEAIREVVRGKKPFLGICLGFQLLFSESEEFGPQKGLDLFPGRVVGFRPDGLKVPHMGWNSIEKKLDSPFLEGIRSGDFVYFVHSFYVDPADPSIVATTTDYGIRFASSIATDHLFACQFHPEKSQELGLRILANFGRFVKSR from the coding sequence ATGATCGCAATCGTCGACTACGGCATGGGAAATCTCCGCAGCGTGCAGAAGGGCTTCGAGCACGTCGGCGTGGAGGCCCGCATCACGCGGGAGGCGGCACGCATCGCCGAGGCTCGCGGGGTGGTTCTGCCGGGGGTCGGGGCCTTTCCGGCCTGCATGGAAAACCTCGCCCGGTTCGGTCTGGTCGAAGCCATCCGCGAGGTTGTCCGGGGAAAAAAACCCTTCCTGGGAATCTGTCTGGGATTTCAGCTGCTCTTTTCCGAAAGCGAGGAGTTCGGTCCGCAGAAGGGGCTGGACCTCTTTCCGGGCCGGGTGGTCGGGTTCAGGCCCGACGGCCTCAAGGTTCCCCACATGGGTTGGAACAGTATCGAAAAGAAACTGGATTCGCCGTTTCTGGAGGGGATTCGGAGCGGCGATTTCGTCTATTTCGTCCATTCGTTCTACGTCGATCCGGCCGATCCCTCGATCGTCGCCACGACCACCGACTACGGGATCCGGTTCGCGTCGAGCATCGCCACGGACCATCTCTTCGCCTGCCAGTTTCACCCGGAAAAAAGCCAGGAGCTGGGTCTCAGGATCCTCGCCAACTTCGGCCGTTTCGTGAAATCCCGCTGA
- the hisB gene encoding imidazoleglycerol-phosphate dehydratase HisB, protein MGRTASTERKTKETEIRVAVEIDGTGRARVQTGIPFLDHMLDSFARHGFFDLELDAKGDLAVDYHHTVEDVGLALGQTFKEALGAKHGIRRFGEASCPLDEALARVVVDLSGRPYLSYNVKIRPGRVGDFDTDLPHEFFAAFANQLGMNLHIDLVRGENPHHIIEAIFKAFARAMDMATQIDGRVEGVLSTKGSL, encoded by the coding sequence ATGGGACGGACGGCGAGCACGGAGCGCAAGACCAAGGAGACCGAAATCCGCGTTGCGGTCGAGATCGACGGAACCGGGCGGGCCCGGGTTCAAACCGGCATTCCGTTTCTCGACCACATGCTGGACAGCTTCGCCCGGCACGGTTTTTTCGACCTCGAACTCGACGCCAAGGGAGACCTGGCGGTCGATTACCATCACACCGTCGAGGATGTCGGTCTGGCGTTGGGCCAGACCTTCAAAGAAGCGCTGGGAGCAAAGCACGGCATCCGGCGGTTCGGGGAGGCGAGCTGTCCCCTCGACGAAGCGCTGGCCCGGGTGGTGGTCGATCTGAGCGGGCGACCCTATCTGTCGTACAACGTCAAGATCCGGCCGGGCCGGGTCGGCGACTTCGACACGGACCTGCCGCACGAATTTTTCGCCGCCTTCGCAAACCAACTGGGCATGAACCTGCACATCGACCTCGTACGCGGGGAAAACCCGCATCACATCATCGAGGCGATCTTCAAGGCGTTCGCGCGAGCGATGGACATGGCGACCCAGATCGACGGGCGCGTCGAAGGGGTGCTCTCGACGAAAGGGAGTCTGTAG
- the hisD gene encoding histidinol dehydrogenase has protein sequence MEIRLVKTTDAGFDSLLERILGRRERRQGEVEKQVGAIIADVRRGGDRALIRYTRLFDRRRLTRSAIEVAREEMARAAARVPKRDIALLKAAARRIAAFHRRQLEKSWYYRDRLGLLLGQRVTPLERVGVYVPAGKAAYPSTVLMNVIPAKVAGVDEIVMASPVGADGDIILAAARIAGVDRVFRVGGAQAVAALAFGTETVPRVDKIVGPGNIFVATAKRMVFGQVDIDSVAGPSEILLLADDSADPRYAAADMLSQAEHDELASALCLTPSLALASRIQAALSERLRRSRRREVSLKALADYGAIIVTRSLLEAFDLANAIAPEHVELMVREPRKWVHRVRHAGAIFLGRYSTPPLGDYFAGPNHVLPTGGSARFFSPLGTYDFLKRTTVIQAEARSLKALAPRIARLARLEGLDDHARAVESRFEG, from the coding sequence GTGGAAATCCGACTTGTCAAGACTACGGACGCAGGGTTCGACTCGCTCCTTGAGCGCATTCTCGGGCGCAGGGAGCGCCGCCAGGGAGAGGTCGAGAAGCAGGTGGGAGCGATTATCGCCGACGTCCGCCGTGGAGGCGATCGGGCCCTGATCCGTTATACGCGGCTGTTCGACCGGCGCCGGCTGACGCGCTCTGCGATCGAGGTGGCTCGCGAGGAGATGGCGCGGGCGGCGGCGCGGGTTCCGAAGCGGGATATCGCCCTGCTCAAGGCGGCCGCCCGGCGCATCGCCGCGTTTCACCGCCGGCAGCTCGAGAAGAGCTGGTACTATCGAGATCGCCTGGGGCTCCTGCTCGGACAGAGGGTCACGCCGCTTGAGCGCGTGGGCGTTTACGTGCCGGCGGGCAAAGCAGCCTACCCGTCCACCGTTCTCATGAACGTGATTCCGGCCAAGGTGGCGGGAGTCGACGAGATCGTGATGGCCTCTCCGGTCGGAGCCGACGGCGACATCATCCTCGCCGCGGCCCGGATCGCCGGGGTGGACCGGGTGTTCCGGGTAGGCGGGGCCCAGGCGGTCGCTGCCCTGGCGTTCGGCACCGAGACGGTTCCCAGGGTGGACAAGATCGTGGGGCCGGGAAACATCTTCGTCGCGACGGCCAAGCGAATGGTTTTCGGCCAGGTCGACATCGACTCGGTGGCCGGACCGAGCGAGATCCTCCTGCTGGCTGACGACTCCGCCGATCCGAGGTACGCCGCCGCCGACATGTTGTCGCAGGCCGAGCACGACGAGCTGGCGTCGGCGCTTTGTCTGACGCCTTCGCTGGCCCTGGCTTCCAGGATTCAGGCGGCGCTCTCCGAACGCCTGCGGCGGAGCCGGCGGCGCGAGGTCAGCCTGAAAGCGCTCGCCGACTACGGCGCGATCATCGTCACCCGCAGCCTGCTCGAGGCGTTCGATCTCGCCAATGCGATCGCGCCGGAGCACGTGGAGCTGATGGTGAGGGAGCCGCGAAAATGGGTGCACCGCGTGCGCCATGCCGGAGCGATCTTTCTCGGCCGTTACTCGACTCCGCCGCTGGGCGATTACTTTGCCGGCCCGAATCACGTCCTGCCGACCGGGGGGAGCGCGCGATTTTTCTCGCCTCTGGGGACGTACGATTTTCTCAAGCGAACGACGGTGATCCAGGCGGAGGCGCGGTCGTTGAAGGCGTTGGCTCCGCGCATCGCCCGGCTGGCGCGCCTCGAAGGGCTCGATGACCACGCACGCGCCGTCGAATCCCGCTTCGAGGGCTAA